From Serratia fonticola:
GTGCTGGTGGACGGCGCTCAAGCGGTAATGCATCAGCGTATCGATGTTCAGGCGCTCGACTGTGATTTCTATGTGTTCTCCGGCCACAAGCTGTATGGGCCAAGCGGTATCGGCATTCTGTATGGCAAGCAGGCGTTACTGGAACAGATGCCACCGTGGGAAGGCGGCGGCGCGATGATCCAACGGGTCAGCCTGACGCAAGGCACGACCTTTGCAGCGCCACCATGGCGTTTTGAGGCCGGTTCACCTAATACGGCGGGGATGATGGGGCTAGGGGCGGCCATCGACTATGTCGAGGCTTTGGGGCTGGAAAATATCCACGATTACGAGCAATCTTTAATGCGCTACGCATTGGATGGATTGCAGCAGGTGCCAACACTGAAGATTTATGGCCCTGCACAGCGTGCCGGTGTGATTGCCTTTAACCTGGGTGAACATCATGCCTACGACGTGGGCAGTTTCCTGGATCAATACGGCATTGCGATCCGCACTGGGCACCACTGCGCCATGCCGCTGATGGAGTTCTACCAGGTACCAAGTATGTGCCGTGCCTCGCTGGCGTTGTACAATACCCGCCAGGAAGTGGATCGGCTGGTCGCCGGTTTGCAGCGCATCCACAGCTTGTTAGGCTAATCATTAAAGGGAGCCCCATGGCGCATTTGCCGGACAAAGATAAATTGGTGCGTAACTTTTCCCGCTGCCTGAACTGGGAAGAGAAGTACCTGTATGTGATCGAACTGGGTAGCCAGTTGCCACCGTTGGATGAAAGCGAGCGGCAGGCGGCTAACCTGATTTCTGGCTGTCAAAGCCAGGTCTGGATCGTGATGAGCAACAACGCGCAAGGGCAGGTAGAGTTTCATGGTGATAGCGATGCCGCTATCGTCAAGGGGCTGCTGGCGGTGGTGTTTATTGTTTATCACCAGCTTACGCCGCAGCAAATTCTCGATCTGGATATACGCCCATTCTTCAGTGAACTGGCCTTGAGCCAACATCTGACGCCTTCTCGTTCTCAAGGTTTGGAGGCGATGATCCGCGCTATTCGCAGTAAAGCGGCCCAGCTTGCCTGACCGGATATCCCAAGGCTTATTGATGGCACGTTATGTCAATGAGCCTTTACAATTCCTGCCAAATCCCGTCTTTTTTCTATAAATCATAAGTGTTTCAGCCGCTTACCTGTTTACGAGTCATTGACAATTCCTGCGTTTGATTACGTTATAACATGTTGATTTTTTGCAATTTATTGCCTTTAAATCGGATCTTGCTAATATCGAACGAGCATTTATCTTATTTACCTGCTGGCCAGCGACCGCTAGCCTTGCAATGAACCGTAATAACAATA
This genomic window contains:
- the sufS gene encoding cysteine desulfurase SufS codes for the protein MSYPLERVRSDFPLLGREVNGQPLAYLDSAASAQKPQSVIDRELDFYRHGYAAVHRGIHTLSAEATQQMEAVREQVARFINAGSAEEIVFVKSTTEGINLVANSFGRHLLTAGDSIIITEMEHHANIVPWQMLAQERGITLRVWPLQPDGTLDLAQLPGLIDASTKLLAITQVSNVLGTVNPLSEIVPVAKAAGLKVLVDGAQAVMHQRIDVQALDCDFYVFSGHKLYGPSGIGILYGKQALLEQMPPWEGGGAMIQRVSLTQGTTFAAPPWRFEAGSPNTAGMMGLGAAIDYVEALGLENIHDYEQSLMRYALDGLQQVPTLKIYGPAQRAGVIAFNLGEHHAYDVGSFLDQYGIAIRTGHHCAMPLMEFYQVPSMCRASLALYNTRQEVDRLVAGLQRIHSLLG
- the sufE gene encoding cysteine desulfuration protein SufE; protein product: MAHLPDKDKLVRNFSRCLNWEEKYLYVIELGSQLPPLDESERQAANLISGCQSQVWIVMSNNAQGQVEFHGDSDAAIVKGLLAVVFIVYHQLTPQQILDLDIRPFFSELALSQHLTPSRSQGLEAMIRAIRSKAAQLA